The genomic stretch ttttgtgtcaattaatttttgttaaaatGCTTGTTGTTTtgaaacataagtgtacatatgtgtgttacagcttaacaaattgtcaaaagtgagagAAATAAAAAGctccaaaaagcacaattgccttgtttgctgtctgtaaagctgaacaacttcacgtttagtgaggacagaacacgtcgtattaataaagtaaagtaaaaaataagatgctgtgaggtacaataaggtactgtttttacgacaaaaaaataaaaatggcggATGATACTCcggcgttgtaaagtcgaaatcgcctaagtcgagtacgtcgtaaaccagggactacctgtatagagAATATTAGGTCCCAGTGTAATTCCTACACCATGCTGTGGACAATTCAGCAGTGGCGAGGTAagcggggtgctgcagcaccccctggtgttggggaggaaAAAAGGCTTTTGGTAGATTATTAGgggtgtaaaaataaataaataaaacatattgaaacattAGTGTATTTAAATTTGGAGATTAAATAtatttgttgaaaaagtttatttattaatttatgttttaaatttaagttaataaccacctgacaccttgcttgctacagGGTCACGTTAGATAAGCGCTATTTGTGAAAAGGGGGCGTTAAACTGAGGtgtttttagttttcaaatgtgtttttgtgtcatAGGGCCACCTAGCTGCGAGgaattgcattataatacacataatataaaaactccaacacacactgtaagtGAAATAGAACAcaatctttgtagtagcctagtagtagtatgtaaactatccagcatgcgtgtgcatgccttgtatggagaaaacgcgcaagcatgacaaatttggaccgaaacggctgtttttggatgggaaaaactacaaaagatcctcagcaccccttgctgtgagtgacttccagcgcccctgcaatccagccattaaAAAAGCTGTAAATAggtttttaaaaagtgttttaaGTACCACTGAAGTATCAAGGGACAACCAGTTGAAACATGAATATAAAGCTCTGATTAATCTGTCGGATCAGATTAATCAGTCTAAACAATAAAGAACAACTTTTATATGCAGTAGTATAGTTTAAACTTTACATTTTAACAATTATACAACATTTGCCTGTTTTAATTTTCCGGCTACATTATGAAGCCTCAATAGATAAAAATTctctttattaaaaatgttaagatttttttttttttcatactgtcTTACCTATTCCAGCATCGAATCAGCTGTTTACCCATGGGAGCATCAGGACTCAGGCACACAGGATCATTGTTGCTCTTCAGTGTCACTCTGTAAAACACATGCAAACATACGTCAGTTCACTTGCATTAGCATGCGTGTGTTTGCAACATGTGTTACTCACATAACGGTGACTTTGTCGCAGTTGGGGTTCTTGTGGTACACGCTGATGTCTTGCAGTTTGCCTCGTACGCCCGCTTGTGTCTCAGGACACAAACATCTTcccggaacaaatgtgctgtctGCACAAACACGGATAAATGGATTAGGAGGGGTCACTCTGTGTCATGAGATCAGTTTGAACAGGATCGCGTGCACAAACAACTGTACAACACTGTAGTCAGTAAACACTGAGCAAGAGATGTTCTTACCTGTGTTCAGCACGCAGCAAGCAACCAGAACGATGAGCCTGCACACTGACTGAAGATTGAGCCTCATGTTTGGTGATGACTTTGCCTTGACAATGATCTTCTAAACCACACGCCGCTCCTTTATACCCTCGCGCTCCTCCCCCGCACACTGAGGAGCTGGGCTTTCCGCACCAGGAAATTCCCTAAAGCGCTTTTCTTCTACAGATGCTCCAGAAAACCTGGCAGTGGTGGATGtgattttactttttacttttacttttttttcttaagtaaaagtacagattcaggtgcaaaacattacttaagtaaaagtacaagtatctaataaaaaaaaatactcaaataaaagtacaaagtacttgctttagaatttacatgtaaaaagtaaaagtattttctcccgatgcaaaaatgttaTATACTTGTATTAGGGATgtaccgatccaggtttttgcacttccgatctgataccgatattgttttgcacttccgatccgataccaatactggccgataccgataccggcctatctgagcatgtgtgaaagtttaaagttatttagcctccttacttagttgtcagactcatgtcgaaaaaggttttagtacccttgataacaactagccagctgaattaggtgagtttgaataaaacacaacggttggtaacaagaaactgacctgtttattcagtgacaaacacaaaacattgtaaataacaaacagatatggcatagtcagtcagtaaaacgtgcaaataatatcgtaaactgtcttaaaaaagcaaaacacaccaacaacctcagtggaaaatcccacaaatcccccaagctattagatgcttttaatgttttgtgcattagttagaaaaattgtataaaaagcctctcaggtttaaataaacgactatttcagtatcaagttaacattttaaaacaataaataaaatactcacgtccccattctgtatcagcagctttaaactacattcaattcatttaattttgcgaatcaactgtttaagttgttaaaattgctcccgttattccataatttcccttttgtctactttcgacatgtgaaagttttaaaactgttttgaagatagattcaagtcaagattttgccgatataggagtattttagataaaaagttaattaggttcgcttggaaggttcaccacagcctactagggaagtcttctgctttaagatggcggctgtttattaacgcatctggttttcaatacttcaatgttgctaacgcagtcgagtctgtcgtgtagcatctggttctatatacatatgatatctattatctccagtaaaacgacgttgacgtagt from Corythoichthys intestinalis isolate RoL2023-P3 chromosome 10, ASM3026506v1, whole genome shotgun sequence encodes the following:
- the LOC130923150 gene encoding C-X-C motif chemokine 11-like, encoding MRLNLQSVCRLIVLVACCVLNTDSTFVPGRCLCPETQAGVRGKLQDISVYHKNPNCDKVTVIVTLKSNNDPVCLSPDAPMGKQLIRCWNRAKSLGRNVKLCLRRRRRRGQRQRSRHRGRASNKRQ